From a single Candidatus Equadaptatus faecalis genomic region:
- the dnaJ gene encoding molecular chaperone DnaJ, translating to MAGKRDYYEVLGVERSASAEEIKKAYRKLTRKYHPDANPGNAEAAEKFKEINEANEVLSDPQKRAQYDQFGYVGDMPGGGQGFGGFGGQGFEGFGDIGDIFGDIFGGGFGGGSRRRDPNAPRRGEDLEYGLQISLEEAYRGVKKTVSIPRYDTCDHCRGNGAEPGSKIETCPTCGGRGKIRQTIQTPFGQMVQEHECYECRGRGKKIVSPCRECRGTGRVRKQHSVDVNIPAGVDTGIRLRVSGQGGAGVNGGPSGDLFIVVEVRPDSRFVRKDDDLYTTVEITYPQAVLGCEVKIDTFDGQEVLDVPSGTQPNTKLRIRGRGMPKLRSRSGGNGNMNVLVKVTVPKNPTSKQKELVRKLAEEMKVKTK from the coding sequence ATGGCAGGAAAAAGAGATTATTACGAAGTTCTCGGCGTAGAACGTTCTGCCTCTGCCGAGGAAATAAAAAAGGCGTACCGCAAGCTGACGAGGAAATATCATCCCGACGCGAACCCGGGCAACGCCGAGGCGGCGGAAAAGTTTAAGGAAATCAACGAAGCAAACGAGGTTCTGAGCGATCCGCAGAAGCGCGCGCAGTATGACCAGTTCGGCTACGTCGGCGACATGCCCGGCGGCGGACAGGGCTTCGGCGGTTTCGGCGGGCAGGGCTTTGAGGGCTTCGGCGACATAGGAGACATTTTCGGGGACATCTTCGGCGGCGGCTTCGGCGGCGGAAGCCGCAGACGCGACCCGAACGCGCCGAGACGCGGCGAGGACCTTGAATACGGGCTTCAGATTTCGCTTGAGGAAGCCTACCGCGGCGTTAAAAAGACAGTCAGCATTCCGCGCTACGACACGTGCGACCACTGCCGCGGAAACGGGGCGGAACCGGGCTCAAAAATCGAGACCTGCCCGACCTGCGGCGGAAGAGGCAAAATCCGCCAGACGATACAGACGCCTTTCGGGCAGATGGTTCAGGAGCACGAGTGCTACGAATGCCGCGGACGCGGAAAGAAAATCGTTTCGCCGTGCCGCGAATGCAGGGGCACGGGACGCGTTCGCAAACAGCACAGCGTTGACGTCAACATTCCGGCGGGCGTTGACACGGGCATAAGGCTCCGCGTTTCGGGACAGGGCGGCGCAGGAGTGAACGGCGGACCTTCGGGAGACCTTTTCATAGTCGTTGAAGTGCGTCCCGACAGCCGTTTTGTCAGGAAAGACGACGACCTTTACACAACGGTTGAAATAACCTATCCGCAGGCGGTTCTCGGCTGCGAGGTTAAAATCGACACGTTTGACGGGCAGGAAGTGCTTGACGTGCCGTCAGGCACCCAGCCGAACACCAAGCTGCGCATAAGGGGGCGCGGGATGCCGAAGCTTCGCTCAAGAAGCGGCGGAAACGGCAATATGAACGTGCTCGTAAAGGTCACGGTGCCGAAAAACCCGACCTCAAAGCAGAAAGAGCTTGTCAGAAAGCTTGCGGAGGAAATGAAAGTCAAAACAAAATAG